The following proteins come from a genomic window of Enterobacter chengduensis:
- a CDS encoding DUF1198 domain-containing protein has product MVWIMLATLAVVFVVGFRVLTSDSRRAIKRLSERLGITPMPVESMIDQFGKTPGNEFIRYLERPDEAHLQNAAQVLLIWQVCIVDASEENVHTWHRMLRKARLAAPITDAQIRLALGFMREMEPDPQELNAFQLRYNQLFLPEEGVFYLH; this is encoded by the coding sequence CAACGCTTGCCGTGGTGTTTGTGGTGGGATTTCGCGTCCTGACCTCAGATTCCCGCCGCGCCATCAAACGCTTAAGCGAGCGGTTGGGGATCACCCCGATGCCGGTCGAGTCGATGATTGACCAGTTCGGTAAAACGCCGGGCAATGAGTTTATCCGCTACCTTGAACGCCCCGACGAGGCGCATCTGCAGAACGCTGCCCAGGTGCTGCTGATCTGGCAGGTCTGCATCGTCGACGCCAGCGAAGAGAATGTGCATACCTGGCACCGCATGCTGCGTAAAGCGCGCCTTGCTGCGCCGATCACCGATGCGCAAATCCGCCTCGCACTCGGCTTTATGCGCGAGATGGAGCCAGACCCGCAGGAGCTTAACGCCTTCCAGCTGCGCTACAACCAGCTTTTCCTGCCGGAAGAGGGCGTGTTTTACCTGCACTGA